GCTCCCCATCCAGACGGTGTACACCAGCAGCGGCTGGGACTCCTACTCCTGGGCGTTCGAGGCCAAGGACAGCGTCGTGTCGCTCACCGTCCATAACCCCGGGTACGATGAAGACGCCGCCTGCGGCCCCCTCGTCGACTCCTTCGCCATCAAGACCCTCCTGCCACCTCAACAAAGCAACTGTACGTACTAGGATCATACATAACCTCTCGTTTTCAGTATAGCTACGTACGTGATTTCTGTCTGGATTCGCCCAAGATAACTAACGAAATACTTACTCCGGCCGCCAGATAACATGCTGAAGAACGGGGACTTCGAGGAGGGCCCGTACATCTGCCCCAGCACGTCGTGCGGGGTGATGGTGCCGCCCATGGACGAGGACAGGTACTCCCCGCTGTCCCCGTGGATGATCATGTCGTCGACCAAGTCCGTCCGGTACGTGGACGCGGCGCACTACGCGGTGCCGCAGGGCGCCCGGGCCGTGCAGCTGGTGTTCGGGGCGGAGAGCGCGCTGGTGCAGGAGGTGTGCACCGTGCCGGGGCTGCCGTACAAGATGGAGTTCTCGGTCGGGGACGCGGCCGATGGGTGCACGGGCTCCCTGGCCGTCGAGGCGTACGCGGCGGGCGGCAGGGTGACGGTCCCGTACGAGTCCCAGGGCACGGGCGGGTTCACGCGCGGCGCGCTCGAGTTCACGGCGACGGAGGACCGGACGCGGGTGGTGTTCGTCAGCGCGAGCTACAACATGAAGTCCGATGGCACGGTCTGCGGGCCCGTCGTCGACGACGCCTCGCTCGTCTGCGCGCAGAGCCATGCTCGCCGGCTGCTTCTGTGATTGTGCGGTGCCGCAATGTATGATGGTCCGTTGGTTTGTGACACGAACAATGGGTAACTACAGAGGGGTCCAAAACTCCGAGCGCTCGGCAGTTGTAAACCAGGGTTCTGTAATGTATCGTGGATAATTTGCATTAGGGAATACTATCATTTTAAGTATTCTTTTCACGTTTGGGTGGCAACTAGGCAAGTAACTTCGGAATGATAAAACACCAgcaagtttttttttgttttgaaaatgAGAATTACCCCCAGTTTCTGCAATCAGCAAGTGCAAGACACATAGTTCTGTCATCCGTGGCAGATTTACACGAGCGCATGACGCGGCATCGTGGCAGCCGAGCCGATAGATGCGGCGCCTGCAGCGCCGGGTGCCGGGAGTAGACCTCTTTTTTTACAGCAGAGCGAGTTGACAAATCTTATTCCATTTTTTAGGGAAAGAAATTGCCTCCCAACGGCAGCCCCAAAAGCAGAGGAGAGAAAATGGCTCTCCTCTCGAGCGCCCGCTCCCCTCCACACATCCCGCTGCCCATCGTGGCCTGTGCGGTGGGCCATGGAGTTCATCCCCGGCGCCCCGGAGCGGAGGCCGGCCACGTCGAGCTGTACGGTGATGAG
This region of Triticum aestivum cultivar Chinese Spring chromosome 2D, IWGSC CS RefSeq v2.1, whole genome shotgun sequence genomic DNA includes:
- the LOC123049553 gene encoding uncharacterized protein yields the protein MTRRGREMVQVPRRVALLLLFCMAALVASDTTDGLLPNGNFEEAPDRSQMDGTRVTGRYAIPRWESCGCVEYICSGQKQGDMVLPVPEGAHAVRLGNEASVRQQLSVTPGTHYAITFSAARTCAQAEKLNVTVGAQSGELPIQTVYTSSGWDSYSWAFEAKDSVVSLTVHNPGYDEDAACGPLVDSFAIKTLLPPQQSNYNMLKNGDFEEGPYICPSTSCGVMVPPMDEDRYSPLSPWMIMSSTKSVRYVDAAHYAVPQGARAVQLVFGAESALVQEVCTVPGLPYKMEFSVGDAADGCTGSLAVEAYAAGGRVTVPYESQGTGGFTRGALEFTATEDRTRVVFVSASYNMKSDGTVCGPVVDDASLVCAQSHARRLLL